The proteins below come from a single Mustelus asterias unplaced genomic scaffold, sMusAst1.hap1.1 HAP1_SCAFFOLD_442, whole genome shotgun sequence genomic window:
- the foxb1a gene encoding forkhead box protein B1a — translation MPRPGRNTYSDQKPPYSYISLTAMAIQSAPEKMLPLSEIYKFIMDRFPYYRENTQRWQNSLRHNLSFNDCFIKIPRRPDQPGKGSFWALHPNCGDMFENGSFLRRRKRFKVLKADHLAVGKQSEAAHYLQQQAKLRLSALAVSGTHLPQLPSYSMPGTQGSSFKHPFAIENIIAREYKNVMAFSAVQPMHAAYPMAAHSWPPMYNGLDSVPPSAADYSPYGVPLKPLCHGGQTLPAIPVPIKPTPAALPAPISALLSGSSPALSPSSPGGHRSPSPGDTLTGASLQSVAVH, via the coding sequence ATGCCTCGGCCGGGCCGGAATACCTACAGCGACCAGAAGCCGCCCTATTCTTACATCTCTCTGACGGCCATGGCTATACAGAGCGCCCCGGAGAAAATGTTGCCTCTGAGTGAGATCTACAAGTTCATCATGGATCGCTTCCCTTACTACCGGGAGAACACCCAGAGGTGGCAGAACTCCCTGCGGCACAACCTCTCCTTTAACGACTGCTTCATCAAGATCCCCCGGCGGCCGGACCAGCCGGGCAAGGGCAGTTTCTGGGCACTGCACCCCAACTGTGGGGACATGTTTGAGAATGGCAGCTTCCTCCGGCGCCGCAAGAGGTTCAAGGTGCTGAAGGCGGATCACCTAGCCGTGGGCAAGCAATCCGAGGCGGCACACTACCTACAGCAACAAGCCAAGCTCCGTCTCAGCGCCCTGGCGGTGTCTGGCACTCACCTGCCCCAGCTGCCCAGTTACAGCATGCCAGGGACACAGGGCAGTAGCTTCAAGCACCCCTTCGCCATCGAAAACATCATCGCCCGCGAGTACAAGAACGTCATGGCCTTCTCGGCCGTTCAGCCCATGCACGCCGCCTATCCCATGGCCGCCCACAGCTGGCCCCCCATGTACAACGGCCTGGACTCGGTGCCCCCCTCCGCCGCCGACTACAGCCCGTACGGGGTGCCCCTCAAGCCGCTGTGCCACGGCGGACAGACTCTGCCCGCCATCCCGGTGCCCATCAAGCCCACGCCCGCTGCCCTGCCCGCCCCCATCTCGGCCCTCCTCTCGGGCAGCTCGCCAGCCCTCAGCCCCAGCTCGCCGGGCGGCCACCGGAGCCCCAGCCCCGGAGACACGTTAACGGGAGCCTCTCTGCAATCGGTGGCCGTGCACTGA